The Acidimicrobiia bacterium nucleotide sequence CAGAACGGCGCGTTCGGGTCGGTCGAGGACCTGCTCGACGTTCCCGGGATCGGTGAAGCGAAGCTGGCGTCACTTCGTGAGTCCGTCCGGGTTCCGTGATCGACCGCCTCACACTGCCAGATCAGGTTGGACGGGCGGTCCTGGCGATGGCCGCGGCTGCCTGGATCGGGAGCGCCTCCGCCTCGAAGGTGTGGTTGGTGGCGACAGTAATCGGAGCCTTGCTGGTGGTCGGGGTGTGGAGGTCTTCGTATCATGCCTTCGCCCTGGTTGTTGCCGTCTTGGTGGGTGTCGGTTCGGGCTCAATGGCCCATGCCAGAGCCAGCGAGGTCGTTCTGACCGATGGTCCGATTGTGACCCTGGGACGGGTCGGCTCGGATCCGGTCGACGGACAATTCCTGCTGGAACCGCAGGCAGTTCAGCTTGGCGACGGGTGGGTTCGGTGGGTGGGACCCCGGGTAGCGGTGACGCTGGACGGCCCGGCGGCCCGCTTGGCGGCGGGGGAGACCGTCATCGTGACCGGTCGGCTGACTTCGGCCGGAGGTCGGATGGCCGGCCGAACGTTTCAGGGTCGCCTGCGGGCACGAAAGGTTGAGTCGGTCCCCGGTGCAGAAGGCCCCCTGACGGCGACTGCGAATCTTTTGCGCGATCGAGTCTCCGGCGGGTTGGCCCGCTGGGAAGGCCATCCGGGCGCCGCCCTGGTTTCCGGGTTTCTCATCGGGGACACCCGCCTGCTCTCAGATGTGGATTATGACGTTCTTCGGCGCGCCGGCCTTACTCATTTCGTGGCCGTGTCCGGTAGCAATGTCGCGCTCTTTCTCGGACTCTGGTGGCTGGTGATCGGTCCGCTTGGGGGAGGCCCCCGGCGCCGGGCCATCTTCGGATTGGTCGGGTTGGCTGTGTTTGTCGTTGTCACGAGGTGGGAACCATCCGTCCTGCGGGCGGCGGTCATGGCCGGGATCTTCCTCGTGAGTCGGGCGGCGGGTCTTCCATTGTCAGGATGGTCGGCGTTGGGCATTTCCGTCTTCGGTCTCTTGGTGTGGTCGGCCGAGATGGCGGGCAGCGTCGGGTTTCAGCTATCGGTGGCCGCCACCCTGGGCGTCATGGCGTCCACGAGGGCCTTCCCGAGAATCCGCCCGGCCTTCCTGGGGTCGGCGGTCTCGGTAACGATGGGTGCGCAACTGGCGGTGGCCCCGTTGCTGCTGTATCACTTCGGTTCTGTCCCGGTCCTGTCACCGATCGCCAATGTGGTGGCTGCTCCGCTTGTCGCGGCCGCCACTGCCACGGGTGGGGTGGGAGTTCTCGTAGGTGCCGAATGGATCACAAGGTTGGCCGTCGGGATGGCATCGGTGGTTCTGGCGATCGCCCACGCCGCGGCAGACTGGCCGCAAGTCGGATGGGTGGGTTTCGGGGTGATGATGGCCGGGCTGTGGGCGCTCCGGTACCGGGCCTTCCGTCCGGCCGCGGTGCTGGCCGTCGCTCTCTTTGTCGTCATCAACGTGGGCCACGGAGGGCGACCAGCCGGACCTGCCATGGTGTTTCTTGATGTCGGGCAGGGTGATGCGATCCTGGTCTTTGGGTCCGGTGGGGAGGTGATTCTCCTCGATGGAGGACCGGATCCTCCTGAGCTGATGGCCGGGCTTCGACGCTATGACGTCGACCGTATTGATCTGCTCATTTTGTCTCACCCTCATGCCGATCATCTGGCCGGATTTCTGGGCGTGATCGACCGGTTCGAGGTTGGATCGTTCTGGCACTCCGGGTCGCCCGAGTCCGGCCCCCAATTCGATCAGCTCGAGCAGGTGCTGTCAGCCAAAGGCGTGCCAGTCAGCGTCCCCCCGTCTCACGGCCGTTTTGGTCTCGGTGACATTCAGATCGAGATGTTCGGACCCCTTCGCCGTTACGACAATCTCAACGATCAATCGATTGTGCTTCGTCTTACGCTGGCGGGTACGTCAATTCTTCTCGCCGGTGACGCGGAGGCGTTAGCCCAGCATGAACTCGGCGAGATACCGTCGGACATTCTGAAGGTTCCTCATCACGGTTCGGCCACCAATGATCCGGATTGGCTCCTCGCATCACATGCCAGCACTGCGGTGATCATGGTTGGCGAGAACTCGTTCGGTCATCCCGATTCGCTCGTCCTGCAAACCCTCGTGGGTGCCGGCATGAGGGTTTGGCGGACCGACCGAGATGGCGACGTTGTTATACGGTTGCCGTCTCAGGAAAGTCGGCCTTGACGATCGACCGGAATCGAGACACGAGCTGCTCGACGCCGGTCTCGTCATTGGGAAAGGTCAC carries:
- a CDS encoding ComEC/Rec2 family competence protein, producing the protein MIDRLTLPDQVGRAVLAMAAAAWIGSASASKVWLVATVIGALLVVGVWRSSYHAFALVVAVLVGVGSGSMAHARASEVVLTDGPIVTLGRVGSDPVDGQFLLEPQAVQLGDGWVRWVGPRVAVTLDGPAARLAAGETVIVTGRLTSAGGRMAGRTFQGRLRARKVESVPGAEGPLTATANLLRDRVSGGLARWEGHPGAALVSGFLIGDTRLLSDVDYDVLRRAGLTHFVAVSGSNVALFLGLWWLVIGPLGGGPRRRAIFGLVGLAVFVVVTRWEPSVLRAAVMAGIFLVSRAAGLPLSGWSALGISVFGLLVWSAEMAGSVGFQLSVAATLGVMASTRAFPRIRPAFLGSAVSVTMGAQLAVAPLLLYHFGSVPVLSPIANVVAAPLVAAATATGGVGVLVGAEWITRLAVGMASVVLAIAHAAADWPQVGWVGFGVMMAGLWALRYRAFRPAAVLAVALFVVINVGHGGRPAGPAMVFLDVGQGDAILVFGSGGEVILLDGGPDPPELMAGLRRYDVDRIDLLILSHPHADHLAGFLGVIDRFEVGSFWHSGSPESGPQFDQLEQVLSAKGVPVSVPPSHGRFGLGDIQIEMFGPLRRYDNLNDQSIVLRLTLAGTSILLAGDAEALAQHELGEIPSDILKVPHHGSATNDPDWLLASHASTAVIMVGENSFGHPDSLVLQTLVGAGMRVWRTDRDGDVVIRLPSQESRP